From a region of the Candidatus Pantoea bituminis genome:
- a CDS encoding toxin glutamine deamidase domain-containing protein — protein MGEKCVSGNFTWPGSEYWAKTSSEGAPRLALLCPVEKFTPDKVVVEKNALSLGMQQYGMSQSSLGAQMLRDGAGVDQISEALAKAAKGDMPEGQDAVKGLLTAWGEFFGVPVSALTSNETMTPTKAAEIIASGMPTSEAKLVQYVLAKAYLAVSESAGSIKNVNPGYPEPGRTHNCVNCSVATDATLAGNPASALPVNHQNGIPLTVLEKQYGNKFKYVSSSENIMQQMADAGSGSRGIVFGSYGPGQPGHVFNVVNQNGTIRFLDGQTGKPADLSQFKSFQLLRTN, from the coding sequence GTGGGTGAAAAGTGCGTATCAGGGAATTTTACCTGGCCGGGAAGTGAGTACTGGGCGAAGACGTCTTCGGAAGGCGCACCGCGTCTGGCATTGCTGTGTCCGGTGGAGAAGTTCACGCCGGATAAAGTTGTTGTGGAGAAAAATGCGCTGAGTCTGGGGATGCAGCAGTACGGCATGTCTCAGAGTTCACTCGGTGCGCAGATGCTTAGGGATGGCGCAGGAGTAGATCAGATATCTGAAGCTTTAGCGAAAGCGGCTAAAGGAGATATGCCGGAAGGCCAAGATGCGGTTAAAGGTCTGTTGACCGCTTGGGGTGAGTTCTTCGGGGTGCCGGTCAGTGCGTTGACGTCGAATGAAACGATGACGCCGACGAAAGCCGCGGAAATCATAGCTAGCGGTATGCCGACCAGTGAAGCGAAGCTGGTGCAGTATGTTCTGGCTAAAGCGTATTTGGCTGTTTCTGAAAGTGCTGGCTCAATTAAAAATGTGAATCCAGGGTATCCTGAGCCAGGCCGCACACATAATTGTGTGAACTGCTCTGTTGCCACAGATGCTACGTTGGCTGGAAATCCTGCATCGGCTTTGCCTGTCAATCATCAAAATGGTATTCCCTTGACCGTTTTGGAAAAACAATATGGTAACAAATTCAAATACGTATCTTCGTCTGAAAATATTATGCAGCAAATGGCAGATGCAGGTTCTGGGTCGAGGGGGATTGTTTTTGGCTCATATGGCCCAGGCCAGCCTGGGCACGTATTTAATGTTGTAAACCAAAATGGTACGATCCGATTCCTTGATGGACAAACCGGTAAACCTGCCGATCTTAGCCAGTTTAAATCATTCCAATTATTAAGAACGAACTGA
- a CDS encoding YrhB domain-containing protein, with the protein MINFDEAVEKATNYLKDADIPVVITLQGRFAEGWFFCFQSREYLETGEFSAQLAGNSPFIIDKDTGEIHELGTAYPIEKYLQDYEEKKNNLN; encoded by the coding sequence ATGATTAATTTTGATGAGGCAGTAGAAAAAGCGACAAATTATCTGAAAGATGCAGATATTCCTGTAGTTATTACGCTTCAGGGACGTTTTGCAGAAGGATGGTTTTTTTGCTTTCAATCCCGCGAATATCTTGAGACTGGAGAGTTTTCCGCTCAACTCGCAGGGAATTCGCCGTTCATAATTGATAAAGATACTGGTGAAATACATGAGCTTGGAACAGCCTACCCCATAGAAAAGTACCTACAGGACTACGAAGAAAAGAAAAATAACCTGAACTAG
- a CDS encoding SymE family type I addiction module toxin — protein MRLATVFSINWLAEAGFGTDTPVTIAVEQGQLVIRLATE, from the coding sequence ATGCGGCTGGCTACTGTCTTCTCCATCAACTGGCTGGCCGAGGCGGGATTTGGGACAGATACACCAGTTACTATCGCTGTTGAGCAGGGGCAACTGGTGATCCGGCTTGCGACTGAGTGA
- a CDS encoding SymE family type I addiction module toxin, which translates to MAAQHHKCEHVSTKARRYTGSYIRDQQKFQPSPSITLKGHWMADFGFETGQKIKVIPEAGQLIIRLADER; encoded by the coding sequence ATGGCTGCGCAACATCATAAGTGCGAACACGTCTCAACCAAAGCCCGGCGTTATACCGGGAGCTACATCCGGGATCAGCAGAAGTTTCAGCCGTCACCGTCCATCACCCTTAAGGGGCACTGGATGGCAGATTTTGGATTTGAGACCGGCCAGAAGATCAAGGTGATCCCGGAGGCCGGGCAGCTGATTATCCGGCTGGCGGATGAACGGTAA
- a CDS encoding adhesin has product MTAGIGATANAGIQYLVNGAINPTDLLIAGYVGAFTANTGFLGTVGWNATGGVTSSYLLGDDTIKGGVISGDASGLGYGIGKAATISLDKWVNPAWKNYEWVDMDMGISKPLPLSPIPVISGNAISSIITEATGQGGSKATNSLQLGNENEK; this is encoded by the coding sequence ATGACAGCGGGTATTGGCGCAACCGCAAATGCGGGTATCCAATACCTGGTTAATGGAGCAATAAATCCAACAGATCTTCTAATTGCCGGTTATGTAGGTGCATTTACTGCAAATACAGGCTTCCTTGGAACTGTAGGTTGGAATGCGACAGGTGGCGTGACATCAAGCTATCTGCTCGGAGATGACACGATAAAAGGTGGTGTAATAAGTGGTGATGCTTCGGGGTTAGGTTATGGAATCGGTAAGGCGGCCACAATTTCATTAGATAAATGGGTAAACCCAGCATGGAAAAATTACGAGTGGGTTGATATGGATATGGGGATAAGTAAGCCATTACCTTTATCACCAATACCCGTAATATCCGGTAACGCTATTTCATCAATAATTACAGAAGCAACTGGACAAGGTGGTTCTAAAGCCACGAATAGCTTGCAACTGGGGAATGAAAATGAAAAATAA
- a CDS encoding VENN motif pre-toxin domain-containing protein: MSALALLPAGFAGSLSGGNTADAVAGAQAVKTTVDNNAFSLGTGMTSIGAAN, translated from the coding sequence GTGAGCGCGCTCGCTCTCCTGCCGGCTGGGTTTGCGGGTAGTCTGTCTGGAGGTAATACGGCGGATGCGGTTGCGGGAGCACAGGCCGTTAAGACAACGGTTGATAATAATGCGTTCAGTCTGGGAACGGGCATGACGAGTATTGGTGCGGCGAATTAA
- a CDS encoding adhesin — MPEGANITKAIVEGYKDGVLVAGATYLGPAASLGQFVAGAAIGSGANTGYQFYEMSNQGNENKAFDYWSAAAAGATGSLAPGRGLWTNVGIALGGTAFTDGPNPIALSGAGVASGLSGAFGKFAPIGVDKIIDDNSVPGLTYDIIGAGDFEFINGFVKDGLNSLPKDEKGNEK; from the coding sequence TTGCCTGAAGGTGCGAATATTACCAAAGCTATTGTCGAAGGTTATAAGGATGGTGTTTTGGTAGCAGGTGCGACTTATCTTGGGCCAGCGGCGTCTCTTGGTCAGTTTGTAGCCGGAGCGGCGATAGGCAGTGGCGCAAACACGGGCTACCAGTTCTATGAAATGAGCAACCAAGGCAATGAAAATAAGGCATTCGATTATTGGAGTGCTGCGGCGGCAGGAGCAACCGGCAGTCTTGCTCCGGGACGTGGTCTATGGACAAACGTTGGGATTGCGCTGGGAGGAACAGCATTTACTGATGGGCCTAATCCTATAGCATTATCTGGTGCTGGAGTAGCCTCTGGATTAAGCGGTGCATTCGGCAAATTTGCTCCTATTGGAGTTGATAAAATCATCGACGATAATAGTGTGCCGGGCTTAACGTACGATATCATTGGTGCAGGTGATTTTGAGTTTATCAATGGATTTGTTAAGGATGGATTAAACAGCCTTCCTAAAGATGAGAAAGGAAATGAGAAGTAA
- a CDS encoding glutamine amidotransferase: MIKTPALPLALIQLEVPPANVVAQIGEQPAWFIDALDLQPDEYVIVRPHLGEALPEFSQISAAILSGSWAMVTDHAEWSERSAAWVRAAIDAELPLLGVCYGHQLMSYALGGKVADNPQGWERGLLPLVCSAQAQQDPLLSALPKSFSVWLSHRQSVITPPPQAQVLAHSAKDGCQIVRYSPQALSVQFHPEFTQQIMRACLPEGVEMSGAEAEDADWARELLSAFWLQTRPAIKQAQGA; the protein is encoded by the coding sequence ATGATAAAAACGCCTGCATTACCCCTTGCCTTAATTCAGCTAGAAGTTCCTCCCGCAAACGTCGTGGCACAAATTGGCGAACAGCCCGCCTGGTTTATTGACGCGTTAGATTTACAGCCCGATGAGTACGTTATTGTGCGCCCGCATTTGGGTGAAGCGCTGCCTGAATTTAGCCAAATTTCCGCTGCTATTCTCAGTGGTTCCTGGGCGATGGTGACTGACCACGCCGAATGGAGCGAGCGCAGCGCGGCGTGGGTACGCGCCGCTATCGACGCTGAGTTGCCGTTGCTTGGCGTTTGCTATGGGCATCAGCTGATGTCCTACGCGCTAGGCGGTAAAGTGGCAGACAATCCGCAAGGCTGGGAACGCGGTTTATTGCCGCTGGTGTGCAGCGCGCAGGCGCAACAGGATCCGCTGCTGTCCGCACTACCTAAATCTTTCAGTGTCTGGCTTTCACATCGACAATCGGTGATTACACCGCCGCCGCAAGCGCAGGTGCTGGCGCATTCTGCCAAAGATGGCTGTCAAATCGTGCGCTATTCACCGCAGGCATTATCTGTGCAGTTTCACCCGGAATTTACTCAGCAGATCATGCGTGCATGTTTGCCTGAAGGTGTGGAAATGAGCGGGGCAGAAGCAGAAGACGCTGACTGGGCGCGGGAGTTGCTGAGCGCGTTCTGGTTACAGACGCGCCCGGCAATCAAGCAGGCTCAAGGCGCATAG
- a CDS encoding TorD/DmsD family molecular chaperone, giving the protein MNEFSILCRVIGSLFNRQPQDPLLVPLFTLLREGKLQAQWPLEQDDLLKRLQQSSDPQALAADYNALFVGSDCKVPPYASQWPEGKTEAEVRAFLSSRGMPLSDAPADHFGVLMLAASWLEDQSAEDESAAQLALFERYLLPWCGAFLGKVEAHATSAFYRTLAALSREAIQAMYNELAESAEEDEDDE; this is encoded by the coding sequence ATGAATGAGTTTTCCATTCTGTGCCGCGTGATCGGCTCGCTGTTTAATCGCCAACCGCAAGATCCGCTGCTGGTGCCGCTGTTTACGCTGTTGCGTGAAGGCAAATTGCAGGCGCAATGGCCGCTGGAACAAGACGATCTGTTAAAGCGTTTGCAGCAGAGCAGCGATCCCCAGGCGTTAGCCGCAGACTACAACGCGCTGTTTGTCGGCAGCGACTGTAAAGTTCCGCCTTATGCATCGCAATGGCCAGAAGGGAAAACTGAGGCGGAAGTCCGCGCATTTTTGTCCTCACGCGGAATGCCGTTGAGCGATGCGCCTGCCGATCATTTTGGCGTGTTGATGCTGGCGGCTTCCTGGTTGGAAGATCAGTCTGCGGAAGATGAAAGTGCGGCCCAGTTAGCGCTGTTTGAACGCTATTTACTGCCTTGGTGCGGTGCGTTTCTGGGTAAAGTCGAAGCGCATGCGACCAGCGCGTTTTATCGCACGCTGGCTGCATTGAGTCGTGAAGCGATTCAGGCCATGTATAACGAACTGGCCGAAAGCGCTGAAGAAGACGAAGACGACGAATAA
- a CDS encoding phosphatase, giving the protein MYPVDLHMHTVASTHAYSTLHDYVAQAKQNGLKLFAITDHGPDMADAPHYWHFVNMRIWPRVIDGVAILRGIEANIKNQQGEIDCSGPMLDALDLIVAGFHEPVYAPRDKKHHTDAMIAAMAGGLVHIISHPGNPKFPVDIPAIAEAAAHYDVALEINNSSFTHSRPGSEPNCRAIAQAVRDAGGRLAFGSDSHTAFTLGHFEHCLRITREVDFPEDRVLNVTPRRLLDFLEQRTGKHIAELADF; this is encoded by the coding sequence ATGTATCCGGTAGATCTGCATATGCACACCGTCGCCAGTACCCACGCGTACAGTACGCTGCACGATTACGTCGCGCAGGCGAAACAGAACGGCTTAAAGCTGTTTGCTATTACCGATCACGGTCCCGATATGGCAGATGCACCGCATTACTGGCATTTCGTCAACATGCGCATCTGGCCGCGCGTGATCGATGGCGTGGCGATTTTGCGCGGTATCGAAGCGAATATTAAAAACCAGCAGGGCGAGATTGATTGTTCTGGCCCGATGTTGGATGCGCTGGATTTAATCGTGGCCGGTTTCCACGAGCCGGTTTATGCCCCACGGGATAAAAAGCATCACACCGACGCGATGATTGCTGCCATGGCGGGCGGGCTGGTGCATATAATTAGCCATCCGGGTAATCCGAAGTTTCCGGTAGATATTCCGGCGATTGCTGAAGCGGCTGCACATTATGACGTTGCGCTAGAGATCAATAACTCCTCCTTTACCCATTCGCGCCCAGGCAGTGAACCAAACTGCCGCGCGATTGCTCAAGCGGTACGGGATGCAGGCGGACGTCTGGCATTTGGTTCAGATTCCCATACCGCCTTTACGCTGGGTCATTTTGAGCATTGTTTGCGGATTACACGTGAAGTGGATTTTCCTGAAGATCGCGTGTTAAATGTCACGCCGCGTCGACTGCTCGATTTCCTTGAGCAGCGTACCGGCAAACACATTGCTGAACTGGCTGATTTTTAA
- the ghrA gene encoding glyoxylate/hydroxypyruvate reductase GhrA: MEIIWFHPSQDATLWIKGLEQRLPQARVRRWQPGDSAPADYALVRSPPIEMLSGRENLRGVFALGAGVDEILAQLKRHPDMLSDAVPLFRLEDTGMARQMQEYATHRVLDWFRRFDDYRLQQQQPCWQPLTGYKRETFTVGILGAGVLGQRVAESLKYWGFPLRVWSRSPKQLEGITSFAGRESLNDFLHGTQVLINLLPSTAETRNLINRDFLQQLPQGAFFLNLARGAQVVEDDLLAALNSGQLKAAALDVFQVEPLPEGHPLWSHPRVTITPHNAAVTLPEEAMDYIAHAITQREAGEMPRGCVDRQRGY, encoded by the coding sequence ATGGAGATTATCTGGTTTCACCCCTCGCAAGACGCCACGCTCTGGATCAAGGGCTTAGAACAACGACTGCCGCAAGCACGCGTGCGTCGTTGGCAGCCGGGCGATAGCGCACCCGCCGATTACGCGCTGGTGCGTTCACCGCCAATAGAGATGTTGAGTGGAAGAGAAAATCTACGCGGCGTGTTTGCATTGGGCGCTGGCGTGGATGAGATCCTCGCGCAGCTTAAACGCCATCCCGACATGCTCTCCGATGCGGTGCCGCTGTTTCGTCTTGAAGACACCGGCATGGCGCGTCAGATGCAAGAGTACGCGACGCATCGCGTATTGGATTGGTTTCGCCGCTTTGATGATTACCGATTGCAACAGCAGCAGCCGTGCTGGCAGCCGTTGACGGGCTACAAACGTGAAACGTTTACCGTTGGTATTCTTGGTGCGGGGGTTTTAGGCCAACGCGTTGCTGAAAGCCTGAAATATTGGGGCTTCCCGCTGCGCGTCTGGAGCCGTTCGCCTAAGCAGCTGGAAGGCATCACCAGCTTTGCCGGACGCGAATCGCTGAATGATTTTTTGCACGGCACGCAGGTGTTAATCAATCTACTGCCTAGCACCGCCGAAACGCGTAACCTGATTAATCGGGACTTCTTGCAACAGCTGCCGCAAGGGGCTTTCTTCCTGAATTTGGCGCGAGGCGCGCAAGTCGTTGAGGACGATCTGCTGGCTGCCTTGAACAGTGGTCAACTCAAAGCTGCCGCCCTGGATGTGTTTCAGGTTGAGCCGTTGCCAGAAGGTCATCCGCTGTGGTCACATCCGCGTGTCACCATCACGCCACATAATGCGGCTGTCACGTTACCGGAAGAGGCGATGGATTATATCGCTCACGCCATCACGCAGCGCGAAGCGGGTGAAATGCCGCGAGGTTGCGTTGATCGCCAGCGCGGCTATTAA
- the treA gene encoding alpha,alpha-trehalase TreA, with protein sequence MIKTEVNATEGRQGYAPLLLTLLLSVPAFTVHADDNSRMLSNQPQPPDVRLGPLFNAVQQAKFYPDQKTFADALPKYDPASILADWQMQKNQRSFDLKRFVSANFTLPTNGDKYVPPAGQSLRAHIDGLWPVLTRTAKSAGQYDSLLQLPKPYVVPGGRFREVYYWDSYFTMLGLAESGHWDRVQDMVDNFASLLDRYGHIPNGNRSYYLSRSQPPFFSLMVDLLATHEGDKAYTRYLPQLQKEYDYWMADSDIVAAGDASKRVIKLADGTLLNRYWDARDVPRTESWMDDVNTAKKAPQRDKAEMYRELRSGAASGWDFSSRWFTDAHNLATIRTTQIAPVDLNSLIFHLEKVLSKSYLLNKQGNVAKQYADRAEKRQAAINRYLWDSKQSWYADYDWKKKQVHPQLTAAALFPLYLHVASDKQADSTASAVEKQLLKPGGLVTTTVNNGQQWDAPNGWAPLQWVAVEGLEHYKKPQLAKQVGLRFLQNVQTTYDKEHKLVEKYVVEGKNLGGGGGGEYPLQDGFGWTNGVTLMLLDKYCPKDKTCNSAHDIPQSSTSTQ encoded by the coding sequence ATGATAAAAACTGAGGTAAACGCCACTGAAGGGCGTCAGGGCTACGCACCATTACTGCTTACGCTGTTGCTGAGCGTGCCCGCATTTACTGTTCACGCAGATGATAATTCACGCATGCTGAGCAATCAGCCGCAGCCGCCCGATGTGCGTTTAGGGCCATTATTTAACGCCGTGCAACAAGCAAAATTTTATCCTGATCAAAAGACCTTTGCTGATGCGCTACCTAAATATGATCCCGCCTCGATTCTTGCCGACTGGCAGATGCAAAAGAATCAACGCAGCTTTGACCTAAAACGCTTTGTGTCAGCGAATTTTACGCTGCCCACTAATGGCGACAAATATGTGCCGCCAGCCGGTCAAAGCCTGCGTGCACATATTGATGGTTTGTGGCCAGTACTGACTCGCACCGCCAAAAGCGCCGGGCAATATGACTCGCTGCTGCAACTGCCGAAACCTTATGTTGTTCCCGGCGGCCGCTTCCGTGAGGTCTATTACTGGGACAGCTATTTCACTATGTTAGGTTTGGCAGAAAGTGGTCATTGGGATCGCGTGCAGGATATGGTGGATAACTTCGCCTCACTGCTGGATCGCTACGGCCATATTCCCAACGGCAACCGCAGCTATTATCTCAGCCGTTCACAGCCGCCCTTCTTTAGTTTGATGGTTGATCTCTTGGCTACTCACGAAGGTGACAAAGCCTATACGCGTTATCTGCCGCAGTTGCAGAAAGAGTATGACTACTGGATGGCAGACAGCGACATCGTGGCAGCCGGCGATGCCAGCAAGCGCGTGATTAAACTCGCCGATGGCACCCTGCTTAATCGGTATTGGGATGCCCGTGATGTGCCGCGTACCGAATCCTGGATGGATGACGTGAACACCGCGAAAAAGGCCCCGCAGCGCGATAAAGCGGAAATGTACCGTGAGTTGCGCTCAGGCGCGGCGTCTGGCTGGGACTTCAGTTCACGCTGGTTTACCGATGCACATAACCTGGCCACCATCCGCACCACGCAGATAGCACCGGTCGATTTGAACAGCCTGATTTTCCATCTGGAAAAAGTTCTCTCGAAAAGCTACCTGCTGAATAAACAGGGCAATGTGGCGAAGCAGTACGCTGACCGCGCTGAGAAGCGTCAGGCCGCGATCAACCGCTATTTATGGGACAGCAAGCAAAGCTGGTACGCAGATTACGACTGGAAGAAAAAGCAGGTTCATCCGCAGCTCACCGCCGCTGCTCTGTTCCCGCTCTACCTGCACGTCGCCAGCGATAAGCAGGCCGACAGCACCGCCAGCGCGGTTGAGAAACAGCTTCTGAAACCGGGCGGATTAGTGACCACCACGGTGAATAATGGCCAGCAATGGGATGCACCTAATGGCTGGGCACCGCTGCAATGGGTCGCGGTAGAGGGTTTGGAACACTACAAAAAACCGCAACTGGCCAAACAGGTTGGCCTGCGCTTCCTGCAAAACGTGCAAACCACCTACGATAAAGAACATAAACTGGTTGAAAAGTATGTGGTTGAGGGTAAAAACCTGGGTGGCGGCGGTGGCGGTGAATATCCGCTACAGGATGGTTTTGGCTGGACCAACGGCGTCACGCTGATGCTGCTCGACAAGTATTGTCCAAAAGACAAAACCTGTAACAGCGCCCACGACATTCCTCAGAGCTCCACTTCAACGCAGTGA
- a CDS encoding TonB-dependent siderophore receptor: MTLPSPVKRSAVYCALALTAPTFSFAAETLIVTAQPQESAESPTQGYLATTSQGATKSDRPLITTPQSVSVITRQQIQDQGAQDLNQALNYTPGVFTNFAGAATRYDTISLRGFHGGDVDNTFIDGLRVMSDGGSFNVMQVDNWFLERVDVIKGPSSALYGQTVPGGLVNMITKRPQYREEGHFQLSAGSNATTSAAFDYTNAINDQWAFRLTGIMRNSDTQYDHTREEKYALMPQLMWQPDEDTHLILKAYLQKDPSGGYHGSVPGEGSITEHNGYKLSNGFYEGNSDLDQFKRHEQIYSFDFSHRFNEIWSFSSTGSYSHSNVDLDQVYQIGWNTANSDLLNRYYSGERSSLSAWATDNRLQAEFATGALEHRVNVGVDFHRYKNEISKASGDANPLNAVTGEQVGAMPGYGWTEATRRYYQTGLYLQDEMKLDRWHLDLSGRYDRIVANNSGSDRRQDDHISGRAALLYAFDNGLSPYVSWSQAITPTALTDINNNLLKPTTAEQYEAGLKYQPNGTRDLYTLAIYDLMQKNVSNRDVITATYTPSGKVHSQGIELEARNQITPRFSTIAGYTLNHLRFKDSVDGNDGHTPYVTPNSMASFWGHYQFDYGLSAGAGVRYIGKQWADNENTTRLPSVTLFDASVRADLGAWNSSLKGTWVQVNANNLTDRNYVAACYGTGYCYWGAERTVMATVGVDF, from the coding sequence ATGACACTGCCTTCTCCTGTGAAACGCAGCGCGGTTTACTGTGCGCTGGCGCTTACTGCTCCGACATTTTCCTTCGCGGCTGAAACGTTGATTGTCACAGCACAACCACAAGAAAGCGCCGAATCGCCAACGCAGGGGTATTTGGCGACTACCAGCCAGGGCGCGACTAAAAGCGATCGACCATTGATCACCACACCCCAATCCGTATCGGTGATTACTCGCCAGCAGATTCAGGATCAGGGCGCACAGGATCTCAATCAGGCACTGAATTATACGCCAGGCGTCTTCACCAATTTTGCCGGTGCGGCGACGCGTTACGACACCATTTCGCTGCGCGGTTTCCACGGCGGCGATGTCGATAACACCTTTATCGACGGCCTGCGTGTTATGAGCGACGGCGGCAGTTTCAATGTCATGCAGGTGGATAACTGGTTTCTCGAACGCGTTGACGTGATCAAAGGCCCCTCTTCGGCGCTCTATGGTCAAACCGTGCCGGGCGGCCTGGTGAATATGATTACCAAGCGTCCACAATACCGCGAAGAGGGACATTTTCAGCTTTCAGCAGGATCCAACGCGACCACCAGCGCGGCTTTCGATTACACCAATGCAATCAACGATCAATGGGCATTTCGCCTGACTGGCATTATGCGCAACAGCGATACGCAATACGATCACACCCGCGAAGAAAAATATGCCCTGATGCCGCAGCTGATGTGGCAGCCGGATGAAGATACGCATCTGATCCTGAAAGCCTATCTGCAAAAAGATCCTTCTGGTGGTTATCACGGATCAGTGCCGGGTGAAGGCAGCATTACCGAACACAACGGATATAAACTCAGCAACGGTTTTTACGAAGGCAACAGCGATCTCGACCAGTTCAAGCGCCATGAGCAAATCTACAGCTTCGACTTCTCGCATCGCTTTAATGAAATCTGGTCTTTCTCTTCAACCGGCAGCTATAGCCACTCGAATGTCGATCTCGATCAGGTGTATCAGATTGGGTGGAACACAGCGAACAGCGATTTACTGAACCGCTATTATTCAGGTGAACGTTCATCGCTTTCTGCGTGGGCTACCGATAACCGCTTGCAGGCGGAGTTCGCAACGGGCGCGCTGGAGCATCGCGTTAATGTGGGTGTCGATTTTCACCGTTACAAGAATGAGATCAGTAAAGCGTCTGGTGATGCTAACCCGCTGAATGCCGTAACCGGTGAACAGGTGGGTGCGATGCCGGGCTACGGCTGGACAGAAGCGACGCGTCGCTATTATCAAACCGGTCTCTATCTGCAAGATGAGATGAAGCTGGATCGCTGGCATCTCGATCTTTCAGGCCGCTATGACCGCATCGTCGCTAATAACAGCGGCAGCGATCGTCGTCAGGACGATCACATCAGCGGGCGCGCAGCCCTGCTTTATGCCTTTGATAACGGCTTATCGCCGTACGTGAGCTGGAGTCAGGCGATTACGCCAACCGCGCTGACGGATATCAACAATAATCTGCTAAAACCCACCACCGCAGAGCAATATGAAGCGGGTCTGAAGTACCAGCCGAACGGCACGCGCGATCTCTACACCTTAGCGATCTATGATTTGATGCAAAAAAATGTCTCTAACCGCGATGTGATCACGGCAACTTACACCCCTTCTGGCAAAGTGCATTCGCAAGGTATTGAGCTAGAGGCGCGTAATCAGATCACCCCACGATTCAGTACGATCGCGGGCTACACGCTTAATCATTTGCGCTTCAAAGATTCAGTGGATGGCAACGATGGGCACACACCTTACGTGACGCCAAACAGCATGGCCTCATTTTGGGGACATTATCAGTTCGATTACGGTCTCAGCGCGGGCGCGGGTGTGCGTTATATCGGCAAGCAGTGGGCTGATAACGAAAACACCACGCGTTTGCCTTCCGTTACGCTGTTTGATGCTTCGGTACGCGCAGATTTAGGGGCCTGGAACAGCAGCTTGAAAGGCACATGGGTGCAGGTTAATGCTAATAACCTAACCGATCGCAATTATGTCGCGGCCTGTTACGGCACCGGTTATTGTTACTGGGGCGCAGAACGTACGGTGATGGCGACGGTGGGAGTGGATTTTTAA
- a CDS encoding GlsB/YeaQ/YmgE family stress response membrane protein, whose amino-acid sequence MGILSWIIFGLIAGILAKWIMPGKDGGGFILTIVLGIIGAVVGGWISTLFGFGRVDGFNFGSFVVAVIGAIVVLFIYRKVRS is encoded by the coding sequence ATGGGCATTCTTTCATGGATCATCTTTGGTTTAATCGCCGGTATTCTCGCTAAATGGATTATGCCGGGCAAAGACGGCGGCGGCTTTATTCTTACCATTGTGCTCGGTATCATCGGTGCAGTTGTTGGTGGCTGGATCAGCACCCTGTTTGGTTTCGGTCGTGTGGACGGATTCAACTTCGGCAGTTTCGTGGTTGCGGTAATTGGTGCCATTGTGGTGCTGTTTATCTACCGTAAAGTGCGCAGCTGA
- a CDS encoding flagellar brake protein: protein MKESDNEQYLKRGTLAVLGVMKELLRYQTPLMVTFSRGQFISRMLAADEDRIVFDLGSNNLDNDYALNCREVSISAETKGAKVEFSLAALEMTEHEGLPAFSAGLPALLWQIQRREFFRIDAPLEPQFWCHTQWPNGQKARFRLQDLSLGGIGVLVDEALPEALKPGDAFKSFRVELGEYGHFEVGAKLMHIGERSLVSSKNETRITPRLSFRFTTIEPLQERQLQQVIFALERLARDKANRFQ, encoded by the coding sequence GTGAAAGAATCCGATAACGAACAATACCTCAAAAGAGGAACGCTAGCTGTCCTGGGAGTAATGAAGGAGCTGCTGCGCTATCAAACACCGCTCATGGTGACCTTTTCCCGTGGGCAATTTATCAGCCGCATGTTAGCCGCAGATGAAGATCGTATCGTGTTCGATTTAGGCAGTAATAACCTGGACAACGATTACGCGCTGAACTGTCGCGAAGTGAGTATTTCGGCTGAAACCAAGGGTGCCAAAGTAGAGTTCAGTCTTGCCGCGCTGGAGATGACTGAACATGAAGGCTTGCCTGCATTTAGCGCTGGGCTGCCTGCGTTGCTGTGGCAGATTCAACGCCGGGAATTTTTCCGCATTGATGCACCACTTGAACCGCAATTTTGGTGTCATACGCAATGGCCAAATGGGCAGAAAGCCCGTTTTCGTTTGCAGGATCTCTCGCTAGGCGGTATTGGCGTGCTGGTTGATGAAGCGCTGCCTGAAGCGTTAAAACCTGGCGATGCATTCAAGTCGTTCCGGGTCGAGCTGGGCGAATATGGTCATTTCGAAGTGGGGGCAAAGCTGATGCATATTGGCGAGCGCAGCCTGGTCTCCAGCAAAAACGAAACGCGCATCACGCCGCGACTGAGTTTCCGTTTTACCACTATCGAACCGCTTCAGGAACGGCAGTTGCAGCAGGTTATTTTTGCCTTAGAACGCCTGGCACGCGACAAAGCTAATCGTTTTCAATAA